The following proteins come from a genomic window of Geomonas sp. RF6:
- a CDS encoding NAD-dependent epimerase/dehydratase family protein, whose amino-acid sequence MKALVTGGGGFLGNAIVRQLVARGDAVRSFSRGDYPELATIGAEQVRGDISDADAVARAARGCDVVFHVAAKAGIWGEFDEYYRANVTGTENVVAACKKEGIGRLVYTSSPSVVFDGTDVEGGNESLPYPATFKAPYPHTKALAEQLVLSSRSAELAVVALRPHLIWGPGDNHLVPRIVAKGRAGKLRRIGNRPCLVDTVYVDNAASAHLLAADRLAPGSAVDGKAYFITNDEPIPLWEMVNRILAAARVEPVKRTISPGFASLAGKVCEGIWRTFNVAGEPPMTRFVASELSTAHWFDISAARRDFGYVPEVSLEEGLQRLQEWLSGAGR is encoded by the coding sequence GTGAAAGCGCTTGTGACCGGTGGTGGCGGATTTCTGGGAAACGCGATTGTGCGGCAGCTCGTTGCCCGCGGCGACGCGGTGCGCTCCTTTTCCCGCGGCGACTACCCCGAGCTCGCCACGATCGGCGCCGAGCAGGTGCGCGGAGACATCTCCGACGCCGATGCTGTCGCCCGCGCCGCCCGTGGCTGCGACGTCGTCTTTCACGTCGCGGCGAAAGCCGGCATTTGGGGAGAGTTTGACGAATACTACCGCGCCAACGTCACCGGGACCGAAAATGTCGTCGCCGCCTGCAAAAAGGAAGGAATCGGGCGCCTCGTCTACACCAGCTCGCCGAGCGTCGTCTTCGACGGCACCGATGTCGAGGGCGGAAACGAGTCCCTCCCCTACCCCGCCACCTTCAAGGCGCCGTACCCTCATACCAAGGCGCTCGCAGAGCAGCTGGTGCTGAGTTCACGCTCGGCGGAGCTGGCCGTGGTGGCGCTGAGGCCGCATCTTATCTGGGGACCGGGTGACAACCACCTGGTTCCGCGCATCGTCGCGAAGGGACGCGCAGGAAAGCTGCGCCGCATCGGGAACCGCCCCTGCCTCGTCGACACCGTCTACGTCGACAACGCCGCCAGCGCCCATCTCCTTGCCGCAGACCGCCTCGCCCCCGGCTCCGCCGTGGACGGCAAGGCGTATTTCATAACCAATGACGAGCCGATCCCCCTCTGGGAGATGGTGAACCGTATTCTTGCAGCTGCACGGGTAGAGCCCGTGAAGCGCACGATCTCCCCCGGGTTTGCTTCCCTGGCCGGGAAGGTGTGTGAGGGGATCTGGCGGACCTTTAATGTGGCAGGGGAGCCTCCCATGACCCGCTTTGTGGCGAGTGAGCTCTCCACCGCACACTGGTTCGACATCTCCGCCGCCCGGCGCGACTTCGGCTATGTGCCCGAGGTCTCGCTGGAAGAAGGCTTGCAGCGTCTCCAGGAGTGGCTCTCGGGAGCCGGCCGGTGA